Proteins encoded by one window of Pseudomonas sp. LS44:
- a CDS encoding NADPH-dependent FMN reductase, giving the protein MLNFAVVAGSSRVKSQSGKIARYLRQRLIDLRHTNEAQSNVIDLGENPLPLWPAEHSGPWNQYAEQLNAADAVIIIAPEWHGMASPAVKNFFLYASKAELAHKPGLLVGVSSGVGGAYPISELRSSGYKNCRLCYLPEHLIVRHAEKVLNSLEAEGEDDSRLRARCDYALDVLVKYAQALKPVRDSIDMATPAFANGM; this is encoded by the coding sequence ATGCTGAATTTCGCCGTCGTGGCTGGCTCCAGCCGCGTGAAGAGCCAGTCAGGCAAGATTGCCCGCTACCTGCGTCAACGCTTAATCGATCTGCGCCATACCAATGAGGCGCAGAGCAACGTCATCGATCTTGGCGAAAACCCGTTGCCCCTATGGCCGGCTGAGCACAGTGGCCCCTGGAATCAGTATGCCGAGCAGCTGAATGCCGCCGACGCAGTGATCATCATCGCCCCGGAATGGCACGGGATGGCCAGTCCGGCGGTGAAGAATTTCTTTCTATATGCGAGCAAGGCTGAATTGGCGCACAAGCCAGGGCTGTTGGTCGGCGTTTCTTCGGGTGTGGGCGGTGCGTATCCGATCAGCGAACTACGCTCGTCCGGCTACAAAAATTGCCGCCTTTGCTACCTGCCTGAGCACCTTATCGTCAGGCACGCAGAAAAGGTTCTAAATAGCCTGGAGGCCGAAGGCGAGGACGACAGCCGCTTACGTGCGCGCTGCGACTACGCCTTGGACGTCTTGGTCAAGTACGCCCAAGCGCTGAAGCCAGTGCGCGACTCCATCGATATGGCAACGCCGGCCTTCGCTAACGGCATGTAA
- a CDS encoding TetR/AcrR family transcriptional regulator has translation MRYSETHKAETNQRILKEASERFRRDGIGATGLQPLMKALGLTHGGFYAHFKSKDDLVQQALRVAAGNLEASTTELFAKDHPLARFIDVYLSTDHRARPDLGCPLPTMAAELGQRGEPSPITDEVVRSRLNSLEGTLSGPQASEQSVVILSALVGALMLARSVADPQLSDHLLQTAQHWLKQTFSAETV, from the coding sequence GTGCGATATTCAGAAACCCACAAAGCGGAAACCAATCAACGCATCCTCAAAGAAGCATCGGAGCGTTTTCGACGCGATGGCATTGGCGCCACCGGTTTGCAGCCCTTGATGAAGGCATTGGGACTGACCCACGGCGGCTTCTACGCGCACTTCAAATCCAAGGACGATTTGGTCCAGCAAGCCCTGCGGGTAGCAGCCGGCAACCTTGAGGCCAGCACCACTGAACTGTTTGCCAAGGACCATCCATTGGCGCGCTTCATCGACGTTTATCTATCCACCGACCACCGCGCCAGACCCGACCTGGGATGCCCATTACCGACCATGGCGGCGGAACTCGGCCAGCGCGGCGAACCCAGCCCGATTACCGATGAAGTGGTGCGCAGCCGCCTGAACAGCCTCGAAGGCACACTCTCCGGGCCGCAAGCCAGCGAACAAAGCGTGGTGATCCTCTCGGCGCTGGTCGGCGCGCTGATGCTGGCGCGCAGCGTTGCAGATCCGCAGCTCTCTGATCACCTGCTGCAAACCGCCCAACATTGGCTAAAACAAACCTTCAGTGCCGAGACCGTCTAA
- a CDS encoding DUF1254 domain-containing protein yields the protein MLRKWLVTLNAVAILAIGTLPVAVAQDHGTPAVMNQPAPAQALSEEEAHAIAKDAYVYAYPLLLTHITLQKLSNFAEPTGSVRGPANQFHHARAFPVPSNKTVIRSNVDTLYSAAVLDLKDEPIVLSVPATDHYFHLPMLSLWTDVFAVPGTRTTGKNTARDFLVVGPQWNGSVPAGLEMIKSPTRYTWIIGRTQTNGVADYATVHKVQDGFKLMPLSAWGKGAYVPPKGQVDPSIDMKTPPPAQLDKMDAAAFFGRFAELLKDNPPNPVDYPMIHRLERLGFTVGQSFDLAAAPASVRQAFERGYADGRALVLAEGKKEAGIGGKGWVYTTRSGTYGADYLYRAAIAQCCVGENLPQDAIYPSLASDSEGRPLDGNNQYVLHFEKGKLPPVDAFWSVTAYDIEGYFIPNPLERLALGDRDKLVSNADGSLDLYIQADSPGQDKEANWLPVAMAPFTLLLRLYSPREEIIDGVWTPPAVVRQ from the coding sequence ATGCTGAGGAAATGGCTCGTAACCCTTAATGCCGTGGCGATCCTTGCGATCGGCACTCTCCCCGTGGCGGTTGCTCAAGACCATGGCACACCTGCAGTGATGAACCAGCCGGCACCGGCTCAGGCGCTTTCCGAGGAGGAGGCCCATGCCATCGCCAAGGATGCCTACGTCTACGCCTATCCGCTGCTGTTGACGCACATCACGTTGCAGAAGTTGAGCAACTTCGCCGAACCGACCGGGTCGGTCCGTGGCCCGGCCAACCAGTTTCATCACGCCCGCGCGTTCCCGGTTCCCAGCAACAAGACTGTTATCCGCTCGAACGTTGACACCCTCTACTCGGCCGCTGTGCTCGACCTGAAGGACGAACCGATCGTCCTTTCGGTTCCGGCCACCGACCACTACTTCCATCTGCCGATGCTCAGCCTGTGGACCGATGTGTTCGCTGTGCCCGGCACCCGTACCACCGGCAAGAACACCGCGCGCGACTTCCTCGTGGTCGGGCCGCAATGGAACGGCAGCGTGCCGGCGGGCCTGGAGATGATCAAGAGCCCCACTCGCTATACGTGGATCATCGGCCGCACCCAGACCAACGGCGTCGCCGACTACGCCACCGTGCACAAGGTCCAGGACGGCTTCAAGCTGATGCCGCTCTCCGCCTGGGGCAAGGGCGCGTACGTGCCGCCCAAAGGCCAGGTCGACCCGAGCATCGACATGAAGACGCCGCCGCCGGCGCAATTGGACAAGATGGACGCGGCGGCCTTCTTCGGCCGCTTCGCCGAGCTCTTGAAGGACAACCCGCCGAACCCGGTAGATTATCCGATGATCCACCGCCTCGAGCGACTGGGGTTCACGGTTGGCCAGAGCTTCGACCTCGCGGCGGCGCCGGCGAGCGTGCGGCAGGCGTTCGAGCGCGGTTATGCCGACGGCAGGGCGCTGGTGCTGGCCGAGGGCAAGAAGGAAGCCGGCATCGGCGGCAAGGGCTGGGTCTACACCACGCGCAGCGGCACCTACGGCGCGGACTATCTGTACCGCGCCGCCATCGCCCAGTGCTGCGTTGGCGAAAACCTACCGCAGGACGCAATCTATCCCTCGCTGGCGAGCGACAGCGAAGGCCGGCCACTCGATGGCAACAACCAATACGTGCTGCACTTCGAGAAGGGCAAGCTGCCGCCGGTGGATGCCTTCTGGTCGGTGACGGCCTATGACATCGAGGGCTACTTCATCCCGAACCCACTGGAACGCCTGGCGCTCGGCGACCGCGACAAGCTCGTCAGCAACGCCGACGGTTCGCTCGATCTGTATATCCAGGCGGACTCGCCAGGGCAGGACAAGGAAGCCAACTGGCTACCGGTCGCCATGGCGCCGTTCACCCTCCTGCTGCGCCTCTACTCGCCGCGCGAGGAGATCATCGACGGCGTCTGGACGCCGCCAGCGGTCGTCCGCCAGTAA
- the lpdA gene encoding dihydrolipoyl dehydrogenase, producing the protein MSSYDVVVIGGGPGGYNAAIKAGQLGLKVACVEGRETLGGTCLNVGCMPSKALLHASELYEAASGGEFTTLGIEVKPQLNLAQMMKQKGDSVTALTKGIEFLFRKHKAEWIKGWGRIDGPGKVVVTAADGSEQVLQAKDIVIATGSEPTQLPGVQIDNLRILDSTGALSLPEVPKHLVVIGAGVIGLELGSVWRRLGSQVTVVEFLERICPGLDNDTAKTLQRSLSKQGMSFKLGAKVTGAKASATGVTLSIEPVSGGPAETLEADYVLVSIGRRPYTKGLGLETVGLQTDKRGMLVNEKHRSAAPGVWVIGDVTSGLMLAHKAEDEAIACIEQIAGKAGEVNYNLIPSVIYTKPEVASVGKSEEQLKEEGRAYKVGKFPFTANSRAKINHETEGFAKVLADERTDEVLGVHLIGPSVSEMIGEYCVAMEFSASSEDIALTCHPHPTRSEALRQAAMDVHDEAMQM; encoded by the coding sequence ATGAGCAGTTATGACGTAGTTGTGATCGGCGGCGGCCCCGGCGGTTACAACGCCGCCATCAAGGCCGGGCAGTTGGGCCTGAAGGTGGCGTGTGTGGAGGGTCGCGAGACGTTGGGCGGGACTTGTTTGAACGTCGGTTGCATGCCGTCCAAGGCCTTGCTGCATGCGTCGGAACTGTACGAGGCGGCCAGTGGTGGCGAGTTCACCACCTTGGGTATCGAGGTCAAACCGCAGCTCAATCTGGCTCAGATGATGAAGCAGAAGGGCGACAGCGTGACGGCGCTGACCAAGGGCATCGAGTTTCTCTTTCGCAAGCACAAGGCCGAATGGATCAAGGGTTGGGGACGAATCGACGGGCCGGGCAAGGTGGTCGTCACCGCCGCGGACGGCAGCGAGCAGGTGTTGCAGGCTAAGGACATCGTCATCGCCACGGGCTCCGAACCGACCCAGCTACCGGGGGTGCAGATCGATAACCTGCGCATTCTCGATTCCACCGGCGCGTTGTCGCTGCCCGAGGTACCCAAGCATCTGGTGGTAATCGGTGCCGGCGTGATCGGCCTGGAGCTCGGCTCGGTCTGGCGGCGGCTAGGCAGCCAGGTCACGGTGGTGGAGTTTCTCGAGCGCATCTGTCCGGGCCTCGACAACGACACGGCGAAGACCCTGCAGCGTTCGCTGAGCAAGCAGGGCATGAGTTTCAAACTCGGCGCCAAAGTCACCGGGGCCAAGGCCTCGGCCACTGGCGTGACGCTGAGCATTGAGCCGGTTAGCGGCGGGCCGGCGGAAACCCTGGAGGCCGATTACGTATTGGTGTCTATCGGCCGCCGGCCCTACACCAAGGGGCTGGGCCTGGAAACCGTCGGCCTGCAGACCGACAAGCGCGGCATGTTGGTCAACGAGAAACACCGCAGCGCGGCGCCTGGCGTGTGGGTAATTGGCGATGTGACCTCGGGGCTGATGCTTGCCCATAAGGCGGAGGACGAAGCGATCGCCTGTATCGAACAGATCGCCGGCAAGGCGGGCGAGGTCAACTACAACCTGATTCCCAGCGTGATCTACACCAAGCCGGAAGTCGCTAGCGTCGGTAAAAGCGAAGAGCAGCTCAAGGAGGAGGGGCGCGCCTACAAGGTCGGCAAATTCCCCTTCACCGCCAACAGCCGGGCGAAGATCAATCACGAGACCGAAGGCTTCGCCAAAGTGCTCGCCGACGAGCGCACCGATGAAGTGCTGGGCGTACACTTGATCGGCCCGAGCGTCAGCGAAATGATCGGCGAGTATTGCGTGGCGATGGAGTTTTCCGCGTCGTCCGAGGACATTGCCCTGACCTGTCACCCACACCCGACTCGCTCCGAAGCGCTACGCCAGGCGGCGATGGATGTGCATGACGAGGCAATGCAGATGTAA
- a CDS encoding MBL fold metallo-hydrolase — translation MKPTRKALQYPCGKPPEAGTALEVAPGVLWLRMPLPLTLDHINLWAVRDGEGWAIFDTGMHTTQTEEAWRTLFAVGAPLGEHGPTRVFATHMHPDHIGMAGWLTRTYACELWMTRTEYLNCRVLVADTGRQAPPEGVRFYQRAGWTAEQIEHYRARFGGYGKKVSPLPESYQRLRDGQRLTIGAHQWQVVVGSGHSPEHACFYCPELNVLISGDQVLPRISSNVSVHPTEPAADPMGEWMYSLDKLKAELPADVLVLPAHGEPFRSLHDRLDHLKNGHLRALDRLRELLAEGPKRAVDVFSVLFAAGIDNELLPLATGESLANLNYLVQRGEVTASEDAHGAVWYQMQSAPISAD, via the coding sequence ATGAAGCCCACACGTAAAGCGCTGCAGTATCCCTGCGGCAAGCCCCCTGAGGCAGGCACGGCTCTGGAGGTAGCGCCCGGCGTACTGTGGCTGCGCATGCCACTGCCGCTCACGCTGGACCACATCAACCTATGGGCGGTGCGGGATGGCGAAGGCTGGGCGATCTTCGATACCGGCATGCACACCACGCAAACCGAAGAAGCCTGGCGAACTCTGTTCGCTGTCGGCGCGCCACTTGGTGAACACGGCCCGACTCGGGTGTTTGCCACGCACATGCACCCCGACCACATCGGCATGGCCGGCTGGTTGACTCGCACCTACGCCTGCGAACTGTGGATGACGCGTACCGAGTACCTGAATTGCCGAGTCCTGGTGGCTGATACCGGCCGTCAAGCGCCGCCCGAAGGCGTGCGCTTTTACCAGCGCGCCGGCTGGACGGCCGAACAGATAGAACATTACCGCGCCCGCTTCGGTGGCTACGGCAAGAAAGTCTCGCCGTTGCCGGAAAGCTATCAGCGCCTGCGCGATGGCCAGCGGTTGACCATTGGCGCGCACCAATGGCAGGTGGTCGTCGGCTCCGGGCATTCGCCCGAGCATGCGTGTTTCTACTGCCCGGAATTGAACGTGCTGATCTCCGGCGACCAAGTACTGCCGCGCATCTCCTCCAACGTCTCGGTACATCCGACCGAGCCCGCAGCCGACCCGATGGGCGAGTGGATGTATTCGCTGGATAAGCTCAAGGCGGAGCTTCCCGCCGATGTACTGGTGCTGCCGGCGCATGGCGAGCCATTCCGCAGCCTGCACGACCGCCTCGACCACCTGAAGAACGGTCACTTGCGGGCGTTGGACCGCTTGCGCGAGTTGCTGGCGGAAGGCCCCAAACGTGCAGTCGATGTGTTCTCGGTGTTGTTCGCCGCAGGCATCGACAATGAACTGCTGCCGCTGGCCACCGGCGAAAGCTTGGCCAATCTCAACTATCTAGTGCAGCGCGGCGAGGTGACGGCGAGCGAGGATGCGCACGGCGCAGTCTGGTATCAAATGCAATCGGCGCCCATCAGCGCCGACTGA
- a CDS encoding MFS transporter, whose amino-acid sequence MNLPPLPSRSLLWLLVLLTGLGEISTQLLIPSLASIEVELGAPKGSVLAALAVFVGAFGLGQLILGPLSDRIGRRPVLLGGLSLYVLATLWMAFANGMQEFIAARALQGLGACAALVLARAVVRDVWKERAAPTLALTVIGMLCAIVLMPVIGGLLATHLGGWRSAVGLSALLGSLALLAVMLGYRESNLSRDPQAGRIGSLVGQYASLLAGRSYRAFALALACTYGAMFCFIAGSSWIFVGLLGLTATQYGLVFGGIVSGLIAGALCASRWITRIGAERLVGIGTGLVATGALVTLLVHQVHGLSILGLFVPQVLLTFGAGMVLPASVAGAVMPNAQCAGLAAGFMGFAQMAGGMSAGLLLSQLQDGTALPMIELHGVFACGAFILFQLLRPRNPLLVPTAPLKGR is encoded by the coding sequence ATGAATCTTCCGCCGCTGCCGTCGCGCAGCCTGTTGTGGCTGCTGGTGTTACTCACCGGCCTGGGCGAAATCTCTACCCAATTACTGATCCCCAGCCTGGCCTCCATCGAAGTTGAGCTGGGTGCGCCGAAAGGTTCGGTGCTGGCCGCGCTGGCCGTGTTCGTCGGAGCGTTCGGTTTGGGACAGCTGATTCTCGGGCCATTGTCCGACCGTATCGGCCGGCGTCCGGTGTTGCTCGGCGGTCTGTCGCTGTATGTGTTGGCGACCCTGTGGATGGCATTCGCCAATGGCATGCAGGAATTCATCGCCGCGCGTGCCTTGCAAGGTCTCGGCGCCTGCGCCGCGCTGGTATTGGCGCGGGCGGTGGTGCGCGATGTGTGGAAGGAGCGCGCTGCGCCAACTTTGGCGTTGACGGTGATCGGCATGCTTTGCGCGATCGTGCTGATGCCGGTGATCGGCGGGCTGTTGGCCACGCACCTGGGCGGTTGGCGTTCGGCGGTCGGGCTTTCCGCCCTGTTGGGTAGCCTCGCCTTGCTGGCGGTGATGCTGGGTTATCGCGAAAGCAACCTGAGCCGCGATCCGCAGGCCGGGCGCATTGGCTCGCTGGTTGGCCAATATGCCAGCCTGCTGGCCGGGCGCTCCTACCGCGCCTTCGCCTTGGCGCTGGCCTGCACCTACGGGGCGATGTTCTGTTTCATCGCCGGTTCCTCGTGGATATTCGTCGGCCTGCTAGGGCTGACGGCGACGCAGTACGGCCTGGTATTCGGCGGCATCGTTTCCGGCCTGATTGCCGGCGCGCTATGCGCTAGCCGGTGGATCACGCGCATCGGCGCCGAACGTTTGGTCGGCATCGGCACCGGCTTGGTCGCGACGGGTGCGCTGGTCACCCTGCTGGTCCATCAAGTCCACGGACTGTCGATCCTCGGCCTGTTTGTTCCGCAAGTCTTGCTGACCTTCGGCGCGGGAATGGTGTTGCCGGCGTCGGTGGCCGGTGCGGTGATGCCCAATGCACAGTGCGCCGGCTTGGCTGCGGGCTTCATGGGGTTTGCGCAGATGGCCGGCGGCATGAGCGCGGGCTTGCTGCTGAGCCAACTGCAAGATGGCACGGCGCTGCCCATGATCGAGTTGCACGGCGTATTCGCCTGCGGCGCATTCATCCTGTTCCAACTATTGCGTCCGCGTAACCCGTTGCTGGTGCCGACCGCTCCGTTGAAAGGCCGTTAG
- a CDS encoding MarR family winged helix-turn-helix transcriptional regulator, translating into MNHYSSSDYPFSKSIGHYLNRADLLKNHLLDHYLAPLDISAAQCRVLIYIGYEKANTPAELCRELSIDSGSMTRMLDRLENKGLLVRSPCPQDRRRVRLALSAEGQLICEQTPQLIANAMNDLASGLSHDELVCLNGLLEKMLLPHQTVAAGE; encoded by the coding sequence ATGAACCACTATAGTTCGTCCGATTATCCCTTCAGTAAATCCATCGGGCATTACCTGAACCGAGCCGATTTGCTCAAGAACCATCTGTTGGATCACTACCTGGCTCCGCTCGATATCAGCGCGGCGCAGTGCAGGGTGCTGATCTATATCGGTTACGAGAAGGCCAATACACCGGCCGAATTGTGCCGCGAGCTGTCGATCGATAGCGGCTCGATGACGCGCATGCTCGATCGTCTCGAAAACAAGGGATTGCTCGTGCGGAGCCCGTGCCCGCAGGATCGCCGTCGCGTGCGTCTCGCGCTTAGCGCTGAGGGGCAGTTGATCTGCGAGCAGACCCCCCAATTGATTGCCAACGCGATGAACGATTTGGCTAGCGGCCTCAGCCATGACGAGCTGGTCTGCTTGAACGGTTTGCTGGAAAAAATGCTGCTACCGCACCAAACGGTAGCAGCGGGGGAATGA
- a CDS encoding efflux transporter outer membrane subunit, whose translation MLASSLLLLGACVSSDGLEPQGKILNSADLQARQTLTGVTLSAAAWPRQDWWQTLGDPSLNALIEQALRDTPDLQIADARARQANAQALAEDAARLPSVNANAAYSGARLPEGLVPGGDYAGIKYLSLGFNYDVDLWGGQRAAWEAALGQARAAEVDRQAARLNLSASVARAYSQLGYAFIERDLANEELQRAEHLVKLSQQRMDAGLDSKVQLQQSQTLQASAQQQLAAAEQRIDSDRIALAVLLGQGPDRGQQIARPQILQPVALALPSNLPAELLGRRPDVIAARWRVEAASKDIQSAKTSFYPNLNLSAMAGLAAGHFDEMFRGSSRFYQVAPAISLPIFDGGRLRANLAGINADYDLAVAQYNKTVIAALGEVSDNLSQLRSMQLRIGAQQQARDIAKSNFALATRRYGEGIGNYLDVLSVEQQLLVSERLLAELNAMQLDTSVRLVQALGGGFQLDQNALAQVARPAAE comes from the coding sequence ATGCTGGCCAGTTCGCTGCTCCTGCTCGGTGCTTGTGTCAGCTCGGATGGGCTGGAGCCACAGGGCAAGATCTTGAACAGTGCCGACTTACAGGCTCGGCAAACGTTGACTGGCGTTACTCTTTCGGCGGCGGCATGGCCACGCCAGGATTGGTGGCAGACGCTCGGCGATCCGAGTTTGAATGCGCTCATCGAACAAGCGTTGCGGGACACCCCTGATCTGCAAATCGCCGATGCCCGTGCTCGCCAGGCCAACGCTCAGGCGCTGGCCGAAGATGCCGCGCGGTTGCCTAGCGTCAATGCCAATGCCGCTTATTCCGGTGCTCGTCTGCCGGAGGGTCTGGTGCCGGGCGGTGACTACGCCGGCATCAAATACCTGTCGCTGGGATTTAATTATGACGTTGACCTGTGGGGTGGCCAGCGTGCCGCCTGGGAAGCGGCGCTCGGGCAGGCTCGGGCAGCTGAAGTCGACCGTCAGGCAGCACGTCTGAATCTGTCGGCCAGTGTGGCGCGCGCCTATAGCCAGCTCGGCTATGCCTTCATCGAGCGCGATCTGGCCAACGAGGAGCTGCAGCGTGCCGAGCATCTGGTCAAGCTCAGTCAGCAGCGTATGGATGCCGGGCTGGACAGCAAGGTGCAGCTGCAGCAAAGCCAGACACTACAGGCCAGTGCGCAGCAACAACTGGCGGCAGCAGAGCAGCGGATCGACAGTGATCGCATCGCCTTGGCAGTGCTGCTCGGCCAAGGCCCGGATCGCGGTCAACAAATCGCCCGGCCGCAGATTCTCCAGCCTGTCGCGCTGGCGTTACCCTCCAACTTGCCGGCCGAGCTGCTTGGTCGGCGCCCCGATGTGATTGCTGCACGCTGGCGGGTAGAGGCGGCAAGCAAGGACATTCAATCGGCTAAAACCAGCTTTTATCCGAACCTCAACTTGAGTGCGATGGCGGGTCTGGCGGCTGGACACTTCGATGAGATGTTTCGCGGTTCGAGTCGCTTCTATCAAGTCGCTCCGGCAATTTCGCTGCCGATCTTCGATGGTGGCCGTCTGCGTGCCAACTTGGCCGGGATCAATGCCGATTACGATCTGGCCGTCGCCCAGTACAACAAAACCGTGATCGCTGCGCTGGGGGAGGTGAGCGACAACCTCAGCCAGCTGCGCTCGATGCAGCTGCGAATCGGGGCCCAGCAGCAGGCTCGCGACATCGCCAAGTCAAACTTCGCATTGGCCACCCGGCGTTATGGCGAAGGTATCGGCAACTATCTCGACGTGCTCAGCGTCGAGCAGCAACTGCTAGTCAGCGAACGCCTGCTTGCCGAGCTCAATGCAATGCAACTCGACACCTCCGTACGCCTGGTTCAGGCCCTCGGTGGTGGTTTCCAACTCGATCAAAATGCGCTCGCCCAAGTGGCGCGCCCAGCTGCTGAATAA
- a CDS encoding arylsulfatase, whose amino-acid sequence MFIQKKARALGWLLGLCALAIQAHAETILPKPDYHFPGYVGRTKLDSDPPKFPEVDRPPKGAPNVLVILLDDVGFGQFDVFGGGVASPGLDRLAADGVRFNRFHTSALCSPTRAALLTGRTPHQTNTGVISELGIGYDGYTGILPKSTGTIAEILRQNGYATAQIGKNHNTPPWETSEVGPFDRWPTGLGFDYFYGFNGGDTSQFEPILYEGHSLVPRSKDPNYHLTTDLADHAITWVNKGKAIDPQRPFFLYVAPGAAHSPHQPPADWRDKYKGQFDMGWDKYRELTLERQKKLGVVPANTQLTPRPADLPAWDSLQPEQQRLYSRMMELFAAFSAHADYEMGRIIDAVRKLPDGDNTLIIYVVGDNGASAEGGMDGRTNEFSIFNGVQETWQSNLKVIDELGGPKHFNHFPSAWAHAMNAPFQWTKQVASHFGGTRNPLVISWPAKIKDKGGLRSQFAYVSDITPTILEAAGIEAPSVLNGVPQKPMDGISMLYAFDDAKAKERRRGQVFELFRNRGIYQDGWFASSVGSKPWNSDREEFDVDKTTWELYNIDEDFSQANDLAAQHPEKVKQMEQLWWAEAQKANILPLNWDGIKRFNAELMGRPSLAAGRKQFVYNGPLAALPEGNAPGLHNRSFSVTAEVELPEKANGMLFTQGGSTGGWGFFLKDGRLSAVHNFLGMASYRVDSESVLPAGKTTLKMDFDYDGNAKDRGKGGTLRLSANGKVVAEGRVERTVPFIYSLYEGQDVGLDSGSAVSADYTPPFTFAGRLNRLTVDLR is encoded by the coding sequence ATGTTCATTCAGAAAAAGGCGCGTGCCCTTGGCTGGCTGCTGGGGCTGTGCGCCCTGGCGATCCAGGCGCATGCCGAGACGATACTGCCGAAACCGGACTACCACTTCCCGGGGTATGTCGGGCGCACCAAACTCGACAGCGACCCGCCCAAATTCCCGGAGGTCGACCGGCCGCCGAAAGGCGCGCCCAACGTCCTGGTGATCCTCCTCGACGATGTCGGCTTCGGCCAGTTCGACGTCTTCGGTGGCGGCGTTGCCTCTCCCGGCCTCGACAGGCTGGCCGCCGACGGCGTGCGCTTCAACCGCTTCCACACCAGTGCGCTGTGCTCGCCGACCCGCGCCGCGCTGCTCACCGGACGCACGCCCCATCAGACCAACACCGGGGTGATCTCCGAACTTGGCATCGGCTACGACGGCTATACCGGCATCCTGCCGAAAAGTACCGGCACCATCGCCGAGATCCTCCGCCAGAACGGCTACGCCACCGCGCAGATCGGCAAGAACCACAACACGCCGCCGTGGGAGACCAGCGAAGTCGGTCCCTTTGACCGCTGGCCGACCGGCCTGGGATTCGATTACTTCTATGGCTTCAACGGCGGTGATACCAGCCAGTTCGAGCCGATCCTCTACGAAGGCCATAGCCTGGTCCCTCGCTCGAAGGATCCGAACTATCACCTGACCACCGATCTGGCCGACCACGCCATCACCTGGGTCAACAAGGGCAAGGCCATCGACCCGCAGCGGCCGTTCTTCCTCTATGTCGCGCCCGGCGCCGCCCACTCGCCGCACCAGCCGCCGGCCGACTGGCGCGACAAGTACAAGGGCCAGTTCGACATGGGCTGGGACAAGTACCGTGAGCTGACCCTGGAGCGCCAGAAGAAGCTCGGCGTGGTACCGGCCAATACCCAGCTGACCCCGCGTCCGGCTGATCTGCCGGCTTGGGATTCCCTGCAGCCCGAGCAGCAGCGCCTGTACTCGCGGATGATGGAACTGTTCGCGGCCTTCAGCGCGCATGCCGACTACGAGATGGGCCGGATCATCGATGCGGTGCGCAAGCTGCCCGATGGCGACAACACCCTGATCATCTATGTGGTCGGTGACAACGGCGCCTCCGCCGAAGGCGGGATGGACGGCCGCACCAACGAGTTCTCGATCTTCAACGGTGTGCAGGAAACCTGGCAGAGCAATCTCAAGGTCATCGACGAACTGGGCGGGCCGAAGCACTTCAACCACTTCCCGTCAGCCTGGGCGCATGCCATGAACGCGCCGTTCCAGTGGACCAAACAGGTCGCCTCGCACTTCGGTGGCACGCGCAACCCGCTGGTCATTTCCTGGCCTGCGAAGATCAAGGACAAGGGTGGCCTGCGCAGTCAGTTCGCCTATGTCTCGGACATCACCCCGACCATCCTCGAGGCGGCAGGCATCGAAGCGCCGAGTGTGCTCAATGGCGTGCCGCAGAAGCCCATGGATGGCATCAGCATGCTGTATGCCTTCGATGACGCGAAGGCCAAGGAGCGTCGTCGAGGCCAGGTGTTTGAGTTGTTCCGCAACCGTGGCATCTACCAGGACGGCTGGTTCGCTTCCTCGGTGGGCTCCAAGCCATGGAATTCGGACCGTGAAGAGTTCGACGTGGATAAGACCACTTGGGAGCTGTACAACATCGACGAAGACTTCAGTCAGGCCAACGACCTCGCCGCGCAACATCCGGAGAAGGTCAAGCAGATGGAACAGCTGTGGTGGGCCGAGGCGCAGAAGGCCAATATCCTGCCGCTGAACTGGGACGGCATAAAACGCTTCAACGCCGAGTTGATGGGCCGTCCGAGTCTGGCCGCCGGGCGCAAGCAGTTCGTCTACAACGGCCCGCTGGCGGCATTGCCCGAAGGCAACGCGCCGGGACTGCACAACCGCTCGTTCTCGGTGACCGCGGAGGTGGAGTTGCCGGAGAAGGCCAATGGCATGCTCTTCACCCAAGGCGGCTCCACCGGGGGCTGGGGCTTCTTCCTCAAGGACGGACGACTGAGCGCCGTGCACAACTTCCTGGGCATGGCCAGCTACCGGGTGGACAGCGAGTCCGTGCTACCGGCCGGCAAAACCACCTTGAAGATGGACTTCGACTACGACGGCAACGCCAAGGACCGTGGCAAAGGCGGCACGTTGCGTCTGTCGGCCAACGGCAAGGTCGTCGCCGAGGGCAGGGTGGAGCGCACCGTGCCGTTCATCTACTCGCTCTACGAGGGCCAGGACGTCGGCCTCGACTCCGGTTCCGCGGTGTCAGCCGACTACACGCCGCCGTTCACCTTCGCAGGCCGGCTGAACCGGCTGACGGTGGACCTCCGTTGA